A single window of Nicotiana sylvestris chromosome 3, ASM39365v2, whole genome shotgun sequence DNA harbors:
- the LOC138887232 gene encoding pectinesterase inhibitor 10-like has product MAEDQPIIHPLVEKTPEKTLDSSVSSETPLTIPFSTTTTNDTPKPDSSSPSISPITPSDLSLPLSVENSETPKLDSFLSLSPEILTAQSKDREQKETTGTLLEGPDPSPEETGQGSSSQVNFDPAPSPHFDVEPLEILAPAMRSSDEEDQDNVTLYAFIAKKRAVTTPEPSPKCPTTRLQAKEALESALQKSKRSSKKKKKRLVKNVEVVCDKNIPVVDMDEEVVEKPSSLVKKS; this is encoded by the exons ATGGCTGAAGATCAACCAATAATCCACCCCTTAGTTGAGAAAACCCCAGAGAAAACCCTTGATTCTTCCGTTTCTAGTGAAACACCTCTCACCATCCCCTTTTCTACCACCACTACAAATGATACCCCTAAACCTGACTCCTCTTCACCCTCTATTTCTCCTATCACTCCCTCAGACCTCTCTCTCCCTCTAAGTGTTGAGAACTCAGAAACCCCCAAACTCGATAGCTTTTTGTCTCTATCGCCTGAGATTCTCACAGCACAAAGCAAAGATAGAGAACAAA AAGAAACTACTGGGACCCTTCTTGAAGGACCTGACCCCTCTCCTGAGGAAACAGGTCAAGGATCTTCTTCCCAGGTCAATTTTGACCCTGCTCCTTCTCCTCACTTTGATGTTGAGCCGTTAGAAATTTTGGCTCCTGCTATGAGGTCTAGTGATGAAGAAGATCAAGATAATGTTACTCTATATGCGTTCATTGCCAAAAAGAGGGCAGTAACCACTCCCGAGCCTTCTCCTAAGTGTCCTACTACTAGATTACAGGCAAAGGAGGCTTTAGAGTCTGCCCTACAGAAGAGTAAAAGGAGtagcaagaagaagaaaaagaggctAGTGAAAAATGTAGAGGTTGTGTGTGACAAAAACATTCCTGTAGTGGATATGGATGAGGAAGTAGTAGAGAAACCAAGTTCATTGGTTAAAAAGTCTTAG